Genomic segment of Coregonus clupeaformis isolate EN_2021a unplaced genomic scaffold, ASM2061545v1 scaf1093, whole genome shotgun sequence:
GAACTGATAATGAACACAATAGCTTCTATTACCGTTGGGTCCAAAATGCACCAACTGTACTTGTATGACGTTAAATGAATGTAAATAACTTAGATAGATATGGAATAGATAGTTATGGAATAGATCATTCACCTTTTCTGTTATTTGGAATCCTATCAGTATACACAACAGGTGAATAAACAGCCATCCAAATCAGCAGCATTCTATGTAATTAGACCTAATATTGTACTCGCTTAGCCTAAGTAGTCTTTTTGCCttacgttcctctctctctctctctctctctctctctctctctctctctctcgctctcgctctctctctctctctctctctctacctctctctctctacctcaggtCTGATGATCCCAGTATTCTGTGTGGTGGAGCAGGCAGGGCTGGAGGGGGGGATGCAGcgtgaggaggtggagaggagcaaGGGACACAGAGAGGAGCATGCTGAGTTTGTCCTGGTCAGGAAAGACATCCTCTTCAACCAGCTGGTGGAGACGGCCCTGGTGGCCCTGGGGTACTCCCACAACTCTGCTGCTCAGGCCCAGGGTGAGTACTGTAGCCTTCACAAAACATCAGCCATAACCCCAAACGCTTGACCTGAGCACTTCTCAACAAAGCACCAGCCAAAATAAtatatgacatttagcagacataCAGTAATACGCATAGGCATTTTATGTATGGTtggtcccgggaattgaacccattatcctggcattgcaagcaccatgctctaccaactgagctacagaggacacaaCAAAGCCTTTACCTGGTACTGAGTTGGAGATTGTGCTAAAACACTGTACAAAGTGTTAGAAAGGAGTCAGAGGACAGCAAAGCACTAATTCACTGGGAGGGATGCTAGCCTGTGAGGGATGCTAGCCTGTGAGGGATACTAGCCTGGGAGAGATGCTAGCCTGTGAGGGAAGCTAGCCTGTGAGGGATGCTAGCCTGTGAGGGATGCTAGCCAGGAGGGATGCTAGCCAGGAGAGATGCTAGCCAGACTAAACACTCTGTATGATGTTTTGAGCTCTCAGGCTAAGTAAAGAATGTTTGAAAAACACAACTAAAGAGAAACTCATTAAACACAGAACAAAGAGTTGGAAAGGAATGAGTCTAGTTCCTCCAAGAGGCCAAAATAATATGTGTGCGACTAAATTTGTGTAAGTATATGCACATGCTttaatgtgtggtgtgtgtatgtgtgtgtgcgcgcgcatatGTGTGTacatgtctgtgtatgtgtgagaaTGTTTATGAAAGAGGTTTATGGGAGAAACATAATAACTGTGTAATTTATTGTTGCACACATGGTTGCCATCGTCAAGAGGACAGTGCAGTTTACTTGTGTTCACTAAAGTATGCAGAACATTCTTACTGGGGGAGTTGCTTCACATTGATATATGGTAACAATAGACACAACCAGGCAGctgacatacagatgtaggagcttaatttgatcactcttttgttgctgagaatgtacCTGCACAGGTttcaaaaggcttctaaagtttgtaatgtccactttaaaatgtcagacttgattttcccaaacgaaaaatgtatcaaaaataataataatctacatTATAATttgcatttcctgttgctgcaggattattttcctgctgtagcaaactggctcaaattaagatcctacatctgtacatggaCTTAAACTGAAATAGTGTGTGTATCTGCTTCTTTTGATGTCTCTGTTAGTGGCTGCAATGAGACACCCTCTATTACTCTTTCCTTATGTTAAAACAGTCTGGATTCTTTGGGGCTATTAACGGAATTAGGCAATAACTGAACTGTTGCCCCTGTGTGTCAGAATTTTTTGTTGTGTGTTATATTACTGGTACTAGTATTTATTGCAGTATTTAATGCAGTATTTATTGCAGTACTATTGCGATGCATCAAGATAAGTCACTAAAATGATCACTGTCATGGCGCCAGCTTTGTTGTAACAGCCAAGCCAACCTATGTGTAATGTGGGGATGCTCTGATATCAGATATCATATAATCTAATTTATCGTTTGACCCGACAAATCTCATGTCATGTTATGTGACGTACGTGAGAGATCTCACttcatacagtgtgtgtgtgtgtgtgtgtgtgtgtgtgtgtgtgtgtgtgtgtgtgtgtgtgtgtgtgtgtgtgtgtgtgtgtgtgtgtgtgtgtgtgcgtgcgtgcgtgcgtgcgtgcgtgcgtgcgtgcgtgcgtgcgtgcgtgcgcgcgcgcgtgcgtgtgtgagtgtgtgtgtgtgtgtgtgcgtgcgtgtgtgagtgtgcgtaaAACAAACTGGCACAGCACAGGTAATCCCTATTTACTGCCTCAAGGTCAACAACTCCTATCACCATCTCTGAATGAACTCTCTTTTCTGCTTTCCGTCTCTTTCCTCACTGCCAAATCACCTAAAGCACACTGTACTGTACCCATATGCTCTTACAAGTCCCCTACATGAATCGCTGTTTGAATCGACTCCTCTTCTCTTTACTCTGTTTTCCTCTGCCATACACAGACCATACTGTACTCTGTCCCCTACGCTCTTAgtgtagatcaaatcaaatcaaattgtatttgtcacatgcttcgtaaaacaacatgtgtagactaacTGTGTAATGCTTACTTAACGGGCccgtcccaacaatgcagaaagaAAAATATAGAGACAATtataacatgaggaataaatacacaatgagtaacgataacttggctatatacacgggtaccagtacagagtcgatgtgcaggggtacgaggtaatggaggttgccactgtatgtacatataggtaggggaagggtgactaggcaacagaatagataataaacagtagcagcagcatatttGGTGAGTCAAatgagttagtgcaaaaaggttcaatgcagatagtccaagtagctatttagcagtcttatggcttgggggtagacgctgttcagggtcctgttggttccagacttggtgcatctgtaacacttgccatgcagtagcagagagaacagtctatggcttgggtggctagaATCTTtggcaatttgtagggccttcctctgacaccgcctggtatagaggtcctggatggcagggagctcggccccagtgatatactgggcatacgcactaccctctgtagtgccttgcggtccctgcagttgccataccaaacgttgatgcagccagtcaaccTAAGGGCaaaagatgctctcagtggtgctgctgtatacatttttgaagatctgagtgcccatgccaaatcttttcagcctcctgagggggaagatgcATTGTCGTTCCTTCTTCATGAcagtgtggaccatgttaattccttaggtCCCGATTCCGAACAGAGTTAAGTGCGTGTAAATGGAACGTTAACTTTTCTCTCTATGcctattctgaccttgaacttgagcatgagaatagcatgctatacACCCGCTATTTGTTCGGGGTGGAGATCTAAGCAAtgaaggtgtgtctacagatacgctgtattctgaccttgacttaattccctcgtAATATCACCACCTTTACGcgcgaggaaaccatgaataaggtcaaGTGAACCTGCCGGAAAAAGTGGGAAAAGCATCTACTTAAtttttcccaatagaaataacagcattctccatgcactgtaatttataaatgaataagagctattgataagagctattgataagagctaggtaaattagtaatccgtttggagaagggaacctgtttaaaggtcttactcacatcggctaccgagagcgagatcacacagtcgtccggaacagctagtgctctcatgcatcgttcagtgttgcttgcctcgaagtgagcatagaaggcatttagtttgtctggtaggctcgcctTACTGGTCAGCTCgtagctgggtttccctttataatccgggATAGTTtgcacatccgacgagcgtcagagcttgagtagtaggattcgatcttagtcgtgtattgacgctttgccagTTTGATGGCTCATCGGAGGtcgtagtgggatttcttataagcatccggattagtgtcccactccttaaAAGATGTCTCCTACGCTCTTACTGTAGATGTCCCCTACGCTCTTACTGTAGATGTCCCCTATGCTCTTACTGTAGATATCCCCTATGCTCTTACTGTAGATGTCCCCTACGTTCTTACTGTAGATGTCCCCTATTCTCTTACTGTAGATGTCCCCTATTCTCTTACTGTAGATGTCCCCTATGCTCTTACTGTAGATGTCCCCTATTCTCTTACTGTAGATGTCCCCTATGCTCTTACTGTAGATGTCCCCTATGCTCTTACTGTAGATGTCCCCTATGCTCTTACTGTAGATGTCCCCTATGCTCTTACTGTAGATGTCCCCTATTCTCTTACTGTAGATGTCCCCTATGCTCTTACTGTAGATGTCCCCTATGCTCTTACTGTAGATGTCCCCTATGCTCTTACTGTAGATGTCCCCTATGCTCTTACTGTAGATGTCCCCTATGCTCTTATTGTAGATGTCCCCTATTCTCTTACTGTAGATGTCCCCTATTCTCTTACTGTAGATGTCCCCTACGCTCTTACTGTAGATGTCCCCTACGCTCTTACTGTAGATGTCCCCTATGCTCTTACTGTAGATGTCCCCTATGCTCTTACTGTAGATGTCCCCTACGCTCTTACTGTAGATGTCCCCTATGCTCTTACTGTAGATGTCCCCTATTCTCTTACTGTAGATGTCCCCTATTCTCTTACTGTAGATGTCTACTACGCCTAGTCCTCCTGGGCTGTAAATAGTACATTCAGTCTGTCAAGACTGAGGATCATAAAGACATTGCTCAGAAAGTTCTGAGTTTTTCCTTGCCAGGGAAAGCCCTAGCTAGTCCCAAGCTCTGAATAAGGCCATTAACTAACCAATGACCTTTATTTCCTGTTCAACataaagaaacgtcctctcactgtcaactgcgtttattttcagaaaGCTTAATATGTGTAAATATTttttatgaacataacaagattcaacaactgagacataaactgaacaagttccacagacatgtgactaacagaaatggaataatgtgtccctgaacaaagggggggtcaaaatcaaaagtaacagtcagtatctggtgtggccaccagctgcattaagtactgcagtgcatatcctcctcatggactgcacattatttgccagttcttgctgtgagatgttaccccactcttccaccaaggcacctgcaagttcccggacatttctggggggaatggccctagccctcaccctccgatccaacaggtcccagacgtgctcaatggtaTTGAGATCCggactcttcgctggccatggcagaacactgacattcctgtcttgcaggaaataatgcatagaacgagcagtatggctggtggcattgtcatgctggagggtcatgtcaggatgagcctgcaggaagggtaccacatgacggaggaggatgtcttccctgtaacgcacagcgttgagattgcctgcaatgacaacaagcacagtcagatgatgctgtgacacaccgtcCCAGACCctgatggaccctccacctccaaatcgatccctcTCCAGAGTACATGCCTTAGTGTAACACTCATTCCTtcgacaaaaccgcgactcatcagtgaagagcactttttgccagtcctgtctggtccagcgacggtgggtttgtgcccataggcgacgttgttgccagtgatgtctggtgagaacctgccttacaacaggtctacaagccctcagtccagcctctctcagcctattgcggacagtctgagcactgatggagggattgtgcgttcctggtgtaactcgggcagttgttgttgccatcctgtacctgtcccgcaggtgtgatgttcggatgtaccaatcctgtgcaggtgttgttacacgtggtctgccactgcgaagacgatcagctgtccgtcctgtctccctgtagcgctgtcttaggtgtctcacagtacggacattgcaatttattgccctggccacatctgcagtcctcatgcctccttgcagcatgcctaaggcacgttcacgcagatgagcagggaccctgggcatctttctttggtgtttttcagagtcagtagaaagggctctttagtgtcctaagttttcataactgtgaccttaattgcctaccgtctgtaagctgttagtgtcttaacgaccgttccacaggtgcatgttcattaattgtttatggttcattgaacaagcatgggaaacagtgtttaaaccctttacaatgaagatctgtgaagttatttggaatttcacgaattatctttgaaagacagggtcctgaaaaagggatgtttctttttttgctgagtttatttattGTCTGAAGGTAGTGAGGTTAACGTGAGTCTCCGCCAAAAGCCACAGTTGGTCAGGGGGCGGTACTTTCCATTTTATGACTTTCTAAGAATTGTTTAGATAATAGCTACTGAATGCAAATAGACAGGATTTAACTATTTTGCAGGTCCTCCGTTTGATTTGAAAATGTACTTCATTGTTATTTTAAACAAGAGGCAATGACTGTGACGGTCCCAAATTAGTCTGTTGATGTCCTTTTGGTGTCGTAGTTTTAACAACAATCAATAATCTGACTATTACTGCAAATTACTGCTAATAATGCTGCTCACATATACTGTATTTTCCCCATTGTAGCTCTTTAAAAGTCTTTACTGGCCTGAAAAGTAAAGCATTTGCCATGGTATGCAAATTAATGTCATTACTAGCTAGTAGTTGTAGCCTAGATGTGTGTGCCAAGTATCAGGGGAGGTCTCTCTCTCATCAGTCCCTCTAAAACAGCAGGCCACAGTGGTCCCCTGTCAACATCAATACACTCCTAAAAACATCCAGGCTGTTCAAAGCCAGACTAAACCAGACATCACAACAGCAGCAAACAAACTGtggcaggagcaggagcaggagcaggagcaggagcaggagcaggaacaTGAACATGAACATGAACATGAACATGAACATGAACATGaacaggagcaggagcaggagcaggagcaggagcaggagcaggaacaTGAACATGAACATGAACATGAACATGAACATGAACATGAACatgagcaggagcaggagcaggagcaggagcaggagcaggagcaggagcaggagcaggagcaggagcaggagcaggagcaggagcaggagcaggaacaggaacaggaacaggagcaggagcaggagcaggagcaggagcaggaacaggagcaggagcaggagcaggaacaggagcaggagcaggagcaggagcaggagcaggaacaggaacaggaacaggaacaggagcaggagcaggagcaggaacaggaacaggaacaggaacaggaacaggaacaggaacaggaacaggagcaggaacaggaacaggagcaggagcaggagcaggagcaggagcaggagcaggagcaggagcaggagcagcaCAACACACCACAGTCACACAGTTTAACCCAGACTGAGctattatacagacacacacacacacactgaccccccccttctctcctcctcctcaaatGAATACTCTTTGGGGGTTTTTAAATAAGCGTTTATGTTAAATGAATAATTTCTGGCTTAAATTataaagaaatgtcctctgcggTCACCTACCAAAATTACACAGAGTCCGGGCTATTTTCTCCCTGTTTGAATTGTGTCCTGCATACTTGTGTCCCAGCTGTGTATTTAAAGTCTCTCTCAGCAGACTTTAATTAGACCCAGCTAGTAATTAACTGGTGCATATTGTTTATTTCAATTATAAGGGTCAGAAGGCTTTTATACAATGGAAGGGACAGACCTGaactttaaagggatacttcggaattttggcaatgaggccctttatctacttccccagagtcagatgaactcatggataccatttttatgactggaagtctatgggtatcttctagcatagatacccatagacttccagtcataaaaatggtatcctcAAGTTAATCTGACTCAATGCCAAAATCCCAAATTATAAACCCTTTAAGGCCTAAGACAATTAATGGTGGCCGGCCATCTATATTGTAGGCctcagagaggagagaatgagaggagagtgTGCATTGTAATGCAGCCATGTTACAGGGTCAGAGAGATATACAggacaaacatttattttattttaggggAGGTCCAACTAACTGGGCTGTGAATAGGCTGTGAATAGGTGTGAATAGGTTGTGAATAGGTGTGAATAGGTTGTGAATCGGTGTGAATAGGATGTAAAtaggtgtgaatgtgtgtgaataGGTGTGAATAGGCTGtgaatatgtgtgtatatgtgtgaatAGGCTGTGAATATGTGTGAATAGGCTGTGAATCGGAGTGAATAGGCTGTGAATCGGAGTGAGTGGGACTATGTAGGCGTGTTGTTAATAGAAGGCTTGTCACTCACATTTGAGGTAGAAGTTACCCCTaactacagatctaggatcagattaaccATTACCtcttaaccttaaccattcttctgataaataaatacatatctgACCTCGTATCAGTGGTTAGGGGTAACTTCTAccttctctgtcacacacacactctagccctgtttatacctgtcGTTAACATGCGTCCATTCGTCCTGATCTTGTCTGTTTACACTtataagatctgatcacaatcagatcgcaATGCATCTTTTAATCGCCTACACTTGTCTAAGAAGGTAGGCAGTCAGAATGTGGACAAAATCAGGACAAAGGCCACATGTCAGGTAGAAACACATCCCTTTTCCAGTCATACTTAAAACGTCACTTACAGAACATAACAGTAATGGCAGAATGTATTTTTCCCCCTCACCGTTGTGTCCACTtatccagacagacagatgaaTAGCAGTGCTGGGTTTGGTTATGATGATGTACAGTAGAGAGGTTGTGTGACTCATGCATGTGGGGTTTCCCCTGGTGTGTGCCAGGGGCATGGGGGGCCTGGGGGGCGGCGCAACCTGGAACCAGTTTGGAATGAGGAGCTCTGTGTGTGCAGCTAGCCTGCTGCATCACTTAAGCCTTGTTCCactagatggtgtgtgtgtgttttctgtcagtgtgtgtgtgtgtgtgtgcgtgtgtgtgtgagagataaaatgagagggaaagaggaaaatccagcatgtgtttgtgtatggatttgtgtttgtgtggatgGGCACACATTGGCACAAGCCAAGCCACCAGTTGGCCACATGAATGGACGTCTTTAGGAGGCTGAATTTTTATGTGGAAATGGGAAAAAAGAATTCCCCCTAGCCAGCCAGCCTATAACCTCCACTGTCCCTAGGCCCCCTAGCCAGCCAGCCTATACCCTCCACTGTCCCTAGGCCCCCTAGCCAGCCAGCCTATACCCTCCACTGTCCCTAGGCCCcctagccagccagcccatacCCTCCACTGTCTCTAggcccccagccagccagcctataCCCTCCACTGTCCCTAGGCCCCCTAGCCAGCCAGCCTATACCCTCCACTGTATCTAGGCCCCCTAGCCAGCCAGCCTATACCCTCCACTGTATC
This window contains:
- the LOC123486253 gene encoding DNA-binding protein SATB2-like; amino-acid sequence: MERSGGESPRMQDSPEREQWGGSPDLSGPPPGKMGRLELNGSPTGPRLLRHNGNPHGPLGGLMIPVFCVVEQAGLEGGMQREEVERSKGHREEHAEFVLVRKDILFNQLVETALVALGYSHNSAAQAQGPDSEQS